In one window of Onychomys torridus chromosome 5, mOncTor1.1, whole genome shotgun sequence DNA:
- the LOC118584456 gene encoding agouti-related protein, translated as MLTVMLLSCALLLALPPTLGVQMGLAPLEGIRRPDQALFPEFPGLSLKGPKRTTADGTEEALLKRTEALAEVLDPQNRESRSPRRCVRLHESCLGQQVPCCDPCATCYCRFFNAFCYCRKLGTTTNLCSRT; from the exons ATGCTGACTGTAATGCTGCTGAGTTGTGCCCTGCTGCTGGCACTGCCTCCCACGCTGGGGGTCCAGATGGGTTTGGCACCCCTGGAAGGCATCAGAAGGCCTGACCAGGCCCTGTTCCCAGAGTTCCCAG GTCTAAGTCTGAAAGGCCCGAAGAGGACAACTGCAGATGGAACAGAAGAGGCTCTGCTGAAGAGGACAGAAGCTTTGGCGGAG GTGCTAGATCCTCAGAATCGCGAGTCCCGTTCTCCGCGTCGCTGTGTAAGGCTGCACGAGTCCTGCCTGGGACAACAAGTACCTTGCTGCGACCCGTGCGCCACGTGCTACTGCCGCTTCTTCAATGCCTTTTGCTACTGCCGCAAGCTGGGTACTACTACGAATCTCTGCAGCCGCACCTAA